TCTGAATTTGTTATTTTCACATATCCAGTTTTTGATACACTGTTAAATATTGCTCCTCCATGATCTGATACATGATTTGTATTGAATTTATCATTTTGTATTGTAATATTTTGTGTGTTAAATATAGCTCCACCATATTTTGCTGTGTTTTCGTTTAATTTGGAGTATATTATCTTTGCTGATGATTGTGTGTTTATTGCTCCTCCATTTATTTTTGCATAGTTTTGTGTAAATGTGGAGTTTTGTATTGTCATTAGATTTTTGTTGTATATTGCTCCTCCATGTTGTGTTGCTTTGTTGTTGTAGAAGTATGTTTTATTTACTCTTAGAATTCCATCATTATAGATTGCTGCACCGTTTACTGCTGTGTTATTTATGAATTGTGTAGCTCTTATTTCATTATCTTTTCTGGATGCTAAATATACACTGCTGTTATAGTTTTCTGTAAAGTTATTTGCATATATCACTATTTTTCCAGTTTCTGTTGTGTATATTGCAGATCCCAAGTGTGATACTTGATTTTTATTAAATGTTGAGTATTGTGAATTCAGATATCCTAAATTATAGATTGCAGCTCCTTTTTTTGCTTTGTTTGATGAGAAGCTTGTCTTTGTTATATAAAGTGATACTTTATTATATATAGCTCCATTTGTTGATGTGGATTCTGCTATTTTCATACCTTTAAGATTTAATGTTCCTCTATTATATATTGCTGCTCCATTAGTATCTTTTGCATTTATTATTGTAAATGCTTGAAATGTTACTTTCACCTTGTCATTTATTGTAAATGCATGTTTCTGGTTTGCATCTATTATAGTATTTTGAGTTCTATCACCAAGTATTGTAACACTTTTATTTATGAATATTCCATTTTGTTTATAGACTCCTGCTGTAAGATGTATTGTTCCACCATTTGCTACAGTACTAAGTGCATTTTTTATTGTTGCTTTTGGAGCATCTTTATTTCCTGTATTTTTATCATTCCCTTTGGTACTTACATAAATGTCTTTTTGGGGTTGTGTTTCTGTTTTAATATTTTTAGAAGTTGTAGTTGAATTTAAAGAAGTTGTTGTTGTATTTGTTTTAGTGTTTTTATAATCAGATGATTGTATTTCATTGTTATGAGAATATGAATTAATATTATTATCTTCTATGTTATTTGTCTGTGTTTGGGTTTTTTGAACACTTGTCTTTTCATCTAATACATCATGTGTACTTACAATGTTATTTTCTGTGTTGGTTGTTGTGTCATTTGTTGCTGCTGCTGTGCTTATTGTAAGAAGTATTAGAAGAACAAGTATTATTGGAAATATTTTTAAAATTCTATTTTTATTAATATTATCACCTCTAGTTGTAATAAAAATATAAATTTCTGTTCTTCGTTTCGTAATTACTAGTTTTTCTTTATTTTAATATTTAATATTTTTCCAAATAGTTTTATATAGTATGAATTATTTTTTATTAAAAAATATAACTTGAATATTATTAAATTAATAAATTTATGAAAATTAATAAAATATTTTTTATTTTAAAAAAAAGTATAAAAAAATGAAATTAGGGAAGGTGATGAATAATTTTTTTTTTCTTAGTTTCGTATGATAATATATGCCATGTATATTATGAATAATATAAGTAGTATTATACCATCTTTTTTGTTAAAGTCACTTTTATCATATGCAAGAACATATGTTATAATTACACATACAAGCATTATAATAACATCTATAATCATAACAGGTGTAACAGCTATTGGTGTTATAAATGTTGTAAGTCCAATAATCATAAATATGTTAAATATACAACTTCCAAGGACATTACCAAGTGCAAGATCTGTATTTTTATGATATGCTGCAGTTATACTTGTAATAAGTTCTGGAAGTGATGTTCCAATTGATACTATTGTAAGACCAACAAGAGTTTCAGACATTCCAAGACTTAGTGCAATTTCCTTAGCTGATGCAACAACAACATCA
The nucleotide sequence above comes from Methanosphaera cuniculi. Encoded proteins:
- a CDS encoding right-handed parallel beta-helix repeat-containing protein; this translates as MKVTFQAFTIINAKDTNGAAIYNRGTLNLKGMKIAESTSTNGAIYNKVSLYITKTSFSSNKAKKGAAIYNLGYLNSQYSTFNKNQVSHLGSAIYTTETGKIVIYANNFTENYNSSVYLASRKDNEIRATQFINNTAVNGAAIYNDGILRVNKTYFYNNKATQHGGAIYNKNLMTIQNSTFTQNYAKINGGAINTQSSAKIIYSKLNENTAKYGGAIFNTQNITIQNDKFNTNHVSDHGGAIFNSVSKTGYVKITNSEFTKNTASLGGGVYVHGKVTITINTCSFNENKNNAIYLKTSGDKNTITNTNFTKNNSTKNGGAIFNEATKLTITRSTFKENGNTDGGAIYNYRGYVTVTNSIFKANKRIDLHNTQGKIIADKNWWETNTKPGSTRAFNVTINN